Proteins from one Lonchura striata isolate bLonStr1 chromosome 6, bLonStr1.mat, whole genome shotgun sequence genomic window:
- the INSM2 gene encoding insulinoma-associated protein 2: MPRGFLVKRSRRPGGSYRARPRERDPERDPPPTPPPPPPPAGGDSPAARQGAEEEKGEEEKGAVAACPVTWPPGGGCGGPGLTPPEAPAAWGATGPCSAAGPRAALFERCLSSPASAESFPLAASFPPAEKLLLQPRTPLPAPPLPSVPALKRPSRAKAPAKKGKATRKLSFADEVTTSPVLGLRIKEEGPEGRPGPPPGRTPLGEFICQLCKEQYADPLALAQHRCSRIVRVEYRCPECHKIFSCPANLASHRRWHKPRPGPSAEGAVSVPPGKENSPERRPRGPAAPQPAPGTRQHRGGADSAGGAPAAPGSSPGPAHGGAPGAGGGPGGEAFACPCCQKRFRRQAYLRKHLGTHGAARPAAFGPPERGPLTFACHLCGARFPSADIRDKHRLWHAVREELLLPPPPPAGVPESGAAGGERQGFPCKHCPATFFSAPGLARHASKCHPPESRQVLLLQVPVRPGC, encoded by the coding sequence aTGCCGCGCGGCTTCCTCGTCAAGCGCAGCCGGAGACCCGGCGGCTCCTACCGGGCACGCCCGCGGGAGCGGGACCCTGAGCGGGACCCTCCGCCcaccccgccgccgcccccgccgcccgccggcggGGACAGCCCCGCCGCCAGACAGGGAGCGGAGGAGGAGAAAggcgaggaggagaagggagccGTCGCCGCTTGCCCCGTGACGTGGCCCcccggcggcggctgcggcggccccgggctcacCCCGCCGGAGGCTCCGGCCGCCTGGGGGGCGACGGGGCCGTgcagcgccgcggggccgcgggcggctCTCTTCGAGCGGTGCCTCAGCTCCCCCGCCTCCGCCGAGTCCTTCCCCCTGGCCGCCTCCTTCCCGCCCGCcgagaagctgctgctgcagccgcGCACGCCgctgcccgccccgccgctgccgTCGGTGCCCGCGCTGAAGCGGCCGTCCCGGGCCAAGGCGCCGGCCAAGAAGGGCAAGGCCACGCGGAAGCTGAGCTTCGCCGATGAGGTGACCACCTCGCCCGTGCTGGGGCTGCGCATCAAAGAGGAGGGGCCCGAGGgccggccggggccgccgccggggcGCACACCGCTGGGCGAGTTTATCTGCCAGCTGTGCAAAGAGCAGTACGCGGACCCGCTGGCGCTGGCCCAGCACCGCTGCTCCCGCATCGTGCGCGTCGAGTACCGCTGCCCCGAGTGCCACAAGATCTTCAGCTGTCCCGCCAACCTGGCCTCGCACCGCCGCTGGCACAAGCCACGTCCCGGCCCCAGCGCCGAAGGCGCCGTTTCCGTCCCGCCGGGCAAGGAGAACAGCCCCgagcggcggccccgcggccccgccgcgccccagCCTGCTCCGGGGACCCGTCAGCACCGCGGCGGCGCGGACAGCGCCGGCGgcgccccggccgcccccggctCCAGCCCCGGTCCAGCTCACGGCGGCGCTCCCGGTgcgggcggcggccccggcggggagGCGTTCGCCTGTCCCTGTTGCCAGAAGCGGTTCCGGCGGCAGGCTTACCTCCGCAAGCACCTGGGCACCCACGGGGCAGCGCGGCCTGCCGCCTTTGGCCCGCCGGAGCGCGGGCCCCTCACCTTCGCCTGCCACCTCTGCGGGGCCCGCTTCCCCTCGGCGGACATCAGGGACAAGCACCGGCTGTGGCACGCCGTgcgggaggagctgctgctgccgccgccgccgcccgccggggtcCCCGAGAGCGGCGCGGCGGGAGGCGAGCGGCAGGGCTTCCCCTGCAAACACTGCCCCGCCACCTTCTTCAGCGCGCCCGGGCTGGCGCGGCACGCCAGCAAGTGCCACCCGCCGGAGAGCAGGCaggtcctgctgctccaggtgccCGTCCGGCCGGGCTGCTag